ATTAACCGTGTTTACTGGCAAGGCTTCAGGGAAGTAGCACTGTCATTATGCCCGCTCCTAAATGACTGTGAGAATTTAACATAATTGTCTTATCAACCACGTGTCACAAGTGAACTACTTGGAAAAACCCCACATCCAAACCTTTCCTTGATCTAACGCACCTAATCCAGGAATAAATAAAGCAACTTCCTGCCAAGCCGAAGGAGTACTGGTCTTTTATGGTCTTGTGTTTAAGGTTCAGATATTGAGGAAATAATAAACAGCGGTCGGTAAACTTCTCGTTGACTTGACCCAATAACTAACACTTCTTTGTCATGTCCCGTATTTGAGTGGATTTACTACACCTGCTGTTCACACAGATTTAACCACTAACTGATGCTTCTGTACATTTGAGTTTATAAGACAGAGAAAATGCATGAACAAGACAAATCACAGTAAAATGATTCCAATCTAAATGACGAGGCTGTCGTGCACAAATGATTTGTTATTTCCCACAAACATGATCTGAGCTGATGTCTCACTTTTTATTAGAATTCTGTAAACAAGGACATATCAAAAGGCACAATATATAAAGTTTGAGTTCATAGTTTGCATTATGGGTTTacatcatttttttcttttgtgacaCACCTCTTTTGTTTAAACTTGACTATTTGTTGTCTAGCCAACAAAATATGAGTTAAAAATGTCCCTGTTTGGCTTGGATACAACGACAAGTTTTGTATGCCTTCACTACATCGACCACAAATCAACCCACTTGTGTTCTGTTATCTGATGCTCTGTTTGCTCTGTAAATGTGGATTCTGTGAAGGGGAACGAGTTCATCTCCCACCACTCTTGGTGTCACTTGTGTCTTTACAAGCTTTTATTAACAGTttagtatataatgtataactGCAGACAAAGATAACTTCCATCTTCGTAGGGTTAAAGCCGATAAGGGTACAGATGTTTTAATTCAAATTGTTTTGATGGCACAAAATTGGTAAAACTTCCAGTAAGGTTTGGTCCATGTTGCGTTCGACCCTCTCCCCTGGGGGGGTCTGCCacagtgtctttttttaaaaccgAAGACTAGGGAGCGTCAGGCATCTAAAAAGCCTGCACATAGtggttttaattaaaaacactaTGTGCAGGTTAAAAATCTGAGGTGTTGACAATTATGTGTGGTAATAATAATGTGCACTTAGCAAAAGAGCAATTATGCACAAAATAATGTACAATGTGAAATGCGTCATATACAATATTATGTACAGTTACATTGAAGTCCACTCCGTCTATAAGTTCACTCTGTCAGACCCGGTGCTCTGGTGAACGGGCTAGTGGTTGTTGTGGTAGTGGGGTCGGCCGGAAACTGATCTCGCGTACAGCGCATGTTCCCAGTGCTGAATACACACTGCAGTGgccacaacacaactacaataaGCAGCACGATGAGCACCATGAAGAGCACCATCCTCTTCCAGCTTGTCAGCCGGCCCAGAGTCCTGCTGGGCACCGTCTGAATCGGAGCATCCAATGTCTTGCTTGCCCCAATGTCGATGCAGATGCAGAAGGCTGTGGGGCTTTCAGGGGCGTCCAAGCTGGTGTGTTGCCTGGAGCTTTTATAGCACAGCTTCTCCCCCTCCAGCCACACtggctcctcctgctgctggtgcCCGGGCAGCTTGCGGAGGACCTCGCGGCTGGTTGCGAGGGCCGGGGGTCCCTCCTCGGGTAGCTTGGTGGGGTGACGGCAGAAGGGGCAAGAGAGTTGAGGGCTGTCGCCGTTACCATCCTGGTCAGCCAGCGAGACTGCCATGAGGCGGGAGAGGCACTCCAGGCAGAAGGTGTGAGTGCAGTCCAGCAGCTTGGGTGTTTTGAAGACATTGTCGTAGGTGTTGTAGCAGATGGAGCACTCTGGCTGGCTCATGATTGACACCTTCTTTTTCAGCTCTCCAGCAGTGATCTGTGGGGGATTTGGCATTTGCCAAATCTGCGGAGACTGTCCCATCTTCAGGATTATTAAAGCCTGCCCTGCTTTGTCGAGCCTCCTTTACTTTCCTCTTCTCCGTCTGTCTTTAACTCCTGAATTATCTGAAAAGAGAACAGATGACAAATACAGATTAGTTTTCATATTGATGGTATCTTGCTGCCTGTGTCATAAAAACTGTGCAAGCAAGTACAAaccatttttttaaagtcatgTACAA
This window of the Cottoperca gobio chromosome 7, fCotGob3.1, whole genome shotgun sequence genome carries:
- the rnf223 gene encoding RING finger protein 223, which produces MGQSPQIWQMPNPPQITAGELKKKVSIMSQPECSICYNTYDNVFKTPKLLDCTHTFCLECLSRLMAVSLADQDGNGDSPQLSCPFCRHPTKLPEEGPPALATSREVLRKLPGHQQQEEPVWLEGEKLCYKSSRQHTSLDAPESPTAFCICIDIGASKTLDAPIQTVPSRTLGRLTSWKRMVLFMVLIVLLIVVVLWPLQCVFSTGNMRCTRDQFPADPTTTTTTSPFTRAPGLTE